In a genomic window of Pseudorasbora parva isolate DD20220531a chromosome 24, ASM2467924v1, whole genome shotgun sequence:
- the nanog gene encoding homeobox protein NANOG — MADWKIPVSYNFNPSYHAYAYGLVYPQVSEHGHPNLSWAEAAYAQSGGVTASYYSAQTAQQSPPWNSETGSASSYGNYPSHTQNGRLFLSYKAEPDPKAKDAEQASSDAPSDSEAHTPDSWSSGSSREGATLTNLSLPPWKDQDYETDSGSPDSGEPISSSVSAEGEELVVQNLGLDSLPPLPTSPARRPAQPRKTRAAFSEEQMNALIHRFNVQRYLTPAEMKTLAGATGLTYKQVKTWFQNRRMKLKRHQRDSSWMTERYVVNAVPSTPSSHSQFQTETPRANQDHYSNPQVRESLFKRSPPQTPFYSSYPQQRSPTQVTQRPPGNWPLPPAVTHYEFPNPTSYVQARDGGNATNKGSSPTQMAPTPSAQWSTKAMTLL, encoded by the exons ATGGCGGATTGGAAGATACCAGTGAGTTACAACTTCAACCCATCTTACCATGCGTATGCATACGGGCTCGTGTACCCACAGGTGTCTGAGCACGGCCACCCGAATCTGAGCTGGGCCGAGGCCGCGTACGCTCAATCCGGTGGGGTCACGGCGAGCTATTACTCTGCTCAAACCGCACAGCAGTCGCCACCCTGGAACTCGGAGACCGGCAGTGCCAGCAGCTACGGCAACTACCCGAGCCACACGCAGAACGGACGGCTCTTCCTCTCCTATAAGGCTGAGCCCGATCCAAAGGCCAAAGATGCGGAGCAGGCCAGCAGCGATGCACCCAGCGACTCCGAGGCCCATACGCCAG ATTCCTGGAGCTCTGGGAGCAGTCGTGAGGGGGCCACTCTCACCAACCTCAGTCTGCCGCCCTGGAAAGATCAGGACTATGAAACTGACAGTGGCAGTCCGGACAGCGGAGAACCTATCTCAAGCTCTGTCTCTGCTGAAGGAGAGGAGTTGGTGGTTCAGAATTTGGGGTTGGATTCCTTGCCGCCTCTGCCCACGTCTCCAGCCAGACGTCCAGCCCAGCCCCGCAAGACCCGGGCTGCCTTTTCTGAGGAGCAGATGAATGCTCTTATCCACCGTTTTAATGTCCAGAGATACCTCACGCCCGCTGAAATGAAGACGCTTGCTGGAGCGACGGGACTAACTTACAAACAG GTGAAAACGTGGTTCCAAAACCGTAGGATGAAACTCAAGAGGCATCAAAGAGATAGCAGTTGGATGACCGAGAGATACGTCGTTAATGCCGTACCCAGCACGCCATCTTCTCATTCTCAG TTTCAGACTGAAACCCCTCGAGCAAACCAAGACCACTATAGTAACCCTCAGGTGAGAGAGTCCCTGTTCAAGAGGAGTCCTCCACAAACACCCTTCTACTCCAGCTACCCACAGCAACGCTCTCCTACACAGGTCACCCAAAGGCCACCGGGAAACTGGCCTCTTCCCCCAGCTGTGACGCACTACGAGTTCCCCAACCCTACTAGCTACGTGCAAGCCCGTGATGGCGGCAATGCCACGAACAAAGGAAGCAGCCCTACTCAAATGGCACCCACGCCTAGTGCCCAATGGTCAACAAAAGCAATGACTCTGCTGTGA